The following are from one region of the Roseobacter fucihabitans genome:
- a CDS encoding ABC transporter permease: MIWLVFAFAIWALGWWINAWLAALPRTRLTRLAVPVIFGLTLIAVWEGIVHGLEISPILLPAPSMIAMRFVASTAILWEDFVQTVIKGALSGYVLGCGTAFLVAILVDRFDFLRRGLLPVGNFVAALPVIGMAPILVMWFGFDWQSKAAVVVVMVFFPMLVNTVQGLADSSVMQRDLMRTYAAGYWMTLLKLRLPAAMPFVFNGLKIASTLALIGAIVAEFFGSPTRGMGFRISTSVGQLALDLVWAEIVVAAVVGSGFYGGIALIERAVTFWHPSQRH, from the coding sequence ATGATCTGGCTGGTTTTTGCCTTTGCCATCTGGGCTTTGGGTTGGTGGATCAACGCCTGGCTGGCCGCATTGCCGCGGACGCGGTTGACGCGCTTGGCTGTCCCGGTGATCTTTGGCCTGACGCTGATTGCGGTTTGGGAAGGCATTGTGCATGGGCTGGAGATCAGCCCGATCCTGTTGCCTGCTCCTTCGATGATCGCCATGCGCTTTGTCGCCTCCACGGCGATCCTGTGGGAGGATTTTGTGCAGACCGTGATCAAAGGGGCGCTTAGCGGCTATGTCCTGGGATGCGGGACGGCCTTTTTGGTGGCTATTTTGGTGGATCGGTTTGATTTCTTGCGCCGCGGCCTTTTGCCGGTAGGTAATTTTGTCGCCGCCCTGCCGGTGATCGGCATGGCCCCCATTCTGGTCATGTGGTTCGGGTTTGACTGGCAATCCAAAGCTGCCGTCGTCGTGGTCATGGTGTTCTTTCCGATGCTGGTGAACACGGTGCAAGGGCTCGCAGATAGTTCCGTGATGCAGCGCGATCTCATGCGGACCTATGCCGCTGGATATTGGATGACGTTGCTCAAATTGCGCCTGCCTGCAGCGATGCCTTTTGTTTTTAACGGGCTAAAAATTGCGAGCACTTTGGCTTTGATCGGGGCGATTGTTGCTGAATTTTTCGGCTCACCCACGCGGGGTATGGGGTTTCGTATCTCCACGTCGGTGGGGCAGCTTGCGCTTGATCTGGTTTGGGCGGAGATTGTCGTGGCGGCGGTTGTGGGGTCGGGCTTTTATGGTGGGATCGCGCTGATCGAACGCGCGGTGACATTCTGGCACCCGTCACAACGCCATTGA
- a CDS encoding ABC transporter permease yields MSRSVLPVTTVVCAIFALWYVAAIWLNAPWAYDKATRTGELLNAQSLILDTWSQKKPKLPAPHQVAVEIWETTVEKKITSKRSLIYHSWITLSATLLGFALGTGLGIALAVGIVYNRTMDMSVMPWVIASQTIPILAIAPMIIVVLNAVGISGLLPKAMISMYLSFFPIVVGMVKGLRSPDAMQLDQMRTWNASPSQTFWRLRLPSSMPYLFTSLKIGMAASLVGAIVGELPTGAIAGLGARLLAGSYYGQTIQIWSALIMAAALAASLVALIGVIQRVTLKRMGMS; encoded by the coding sequence ATGAGCCGGAGTGTCCTGCCGGTAACGACAGTCGTTTGTGCGATCTTTGCGTTGTGGTACGTGGCCGCGATCTGGCTCAATGCGCCCTGGGCCTATGACAAAGCGACGCGCACGGGCGAGTTGTTGAACGCGCAGAGCCTTATTCTCGACACCTGGAGCCAGAAAAAGCCCAAACTGCCCGCGCCGCATCAGGTCGCAGTGGAAATTTGGGAAACCACTGTGGAAAAGAAAATCACTTCCAAACGCTCGCTTATCTATCACTCTTGGATCACACTCAGTGCGACGCTCTTGGGGTTCGCGCTTGGGACAGGTCTTGGCATCGCATTGGCGGTGGGGATCGTTTACAATCGGACCATGGACATGTCGGTGATGCCTTGGGTGATCGCGAGCCAAACCATTCCGATCCTTGCGATTGCGCCGATGATTATTGTCGTGCTGAATGCCGTAGGCATTTCGGGGCTGCTGCCCAAGGCGATGATTTCGATGTATCTTTCCTTTTTTCCAATCGTTGTTGGCATGGTCAAGGGTTTGCGTAGCCCTGACGCGATGCAACTCGATCAGATGCGGACGTGGAATGCGTCGCCTTCTCAGACCTTCTGGCGGCTGCGTTTGCCATCCTCAATGCCCTATCTATTCACATCGCTCAAGATTGGGATGGCGGCTTCGTTGGTCGGCGCGATTGTAGGTGAATTACCGACCGGGGCGATTGCTGGGCTTGGGGCGCGGTTGCTGGCGGGGAGCTATTATGGTCAGACGATCCAAATCTGGTCCGCATTGATTATGGCGGCTGCACTGGCGGCCAGCCTCGTGGCCCTCATCGGGGTGATCCAGCGGGTAACGCTGAAACGGATGGGCATGTCATGA